From the Paludisphaera mucosa genome, one window contains:
- the tkt gene encoding transketolase — MASPVNLKQNVSSVDDPMDKTCIDTMRTLAMDAVQKANSGHPGTPMALAPVAYTLWQKHLRFDPTAPVWPNRDRFVLSCGHASMLLYSLLHLTEVQAVDEKYETLGKPSVSLDDIKNFRQFDSHTPGHPEYRLTSGVETTTGPLGQGVGNSVGMAIAERWLASRYNKPGFEKLIDFNVYAFCSDGDMMEGISHEAASIAGHLKLSNLCWVYDDNRITIEGSTELTYGDDVAERFMGYGWNVTRVGDANDLELLERAYQAFLHCDDRPTLIIVDSHIAWGSPNKQDTSGAHGEPLGEDEIRLTKKFYGWPEDAKFLVPDGVYEHFRKGVGARGKELREAWYAELDAYKAQHPELADELVRIQQRQLPEGWDEDIPTFPADAKGIASRESSGKVLNAVAKNLPWLIGGAADLAPSTKTLIKDAESFEPESYSGRNFHFGIREHAMGAILNGMATVKVRPYGAGFLIFSDYGRAPIRLAALMELPVIYVFTHDSIGVGEDGPTHQPVEQLPSLRAIPGLVVVRPCDANEVAEAWRTIIPFRHKPVALIMSRQALPTLDRTKYASASGVSKGAYILADAADGKPDVILIGTGSEVSLCVGAYEKLTAEGVRARVVSMPSWELFDQQDQAYQDEVLPPDVDGRVSVEQASTFGWAKFVGRKGATIGMKSFGASAPLKDLLTQFGFTVDRVYEAAKEQVARHGR, encoded by the coding sequence ATGGCTTCCCCCGTCAATCTGAAGCAGAACGTCAGCTCCGTGGACGATCCGATGGACAAGACGTGCATCGACACCATGCGGACGCTGGCGATGGACGCGGTGCAGAAGGCCAACTCGGGCCATCCCGGGACCCCCATGGCGCTCGCGCCCGTAGCGTACACCCTCTGGCAGAAGCACCTCCGCTTCGACCCGACCGCCCCGGTCTGGCCGAACCGCGACCGCTTCGTCCTCTCGTGCGGCCACGCGTCGATGCTGCTCTATTCGCTGCTGCACCTGACGGAAGTCCAGGCGGTCGACGAGAAGTACGAGACGCTCGGCAAGCCCTCCGTGTCGCTCGACGACATCAAGAACTTCCGGCAGTTCGACAGCCACACCCCCGGGCACCCCGAGTACCGCCTGACGTCGGGCGTGGAGACGACCACCGGCCCGCTGGGGCAGGGGGTCGGCAACAGCGTCGGCATGGCCATCGCCGAGCGCTGGCTGGCCTCGCGGTACAACAAACCCGGTTTCGAGAAGCTGATCGACTTCAACGTGTACGCCTTCTGCTCCGACGGCGACATGATGGAAGGGATCTCGCACGAGGCCGCCTCGATCGCCGGCCACCTGAAGCTGTCGAACCTCTGCTGGGTCTACGACGACAATCGGATCACGATCGAGGGGAGCACCGAGCTGACCTACGGCGACGACGTCGCCGAGCGGTTCATGGGCTACGGCTGGAACGTGACCCGGGTCGGCGACGCCAACGACCTGGAGCTGCTCGAACGGGCCTATCAGGCGTTCCTCCACTGCGACGACCGGCCGACGCTCATCATCGTCGACAGCCACATCGCCTGGGGATCGCCCAACAAGCAGGACACCAGCGGGGCCCACGGCGAGCCCCTGGGCGAGGACGAGATCCGCCTCACCAAGAAGTTCTACGGCTGGCCCGAGGACGCCAAGTTCCTCGTCCCCGACGGCGTCTACGAGCACTTCCGCAAGGGCGTCGGCGCCCGCGGCAAGGAGCTGCGCGAGGCCTGGTACGCCGAACTCGACGCCTACAAGGCCCAGCACCCCGAGCTGGCCGACGAGCTGGTCCGCATCCAGCAGCGGCAGCTCCCCGAGGGCTGGGACGAGGACATCCCCACCTTCCCCGCCGACGCCAAGGGGATCGCCTCTCGCGAGTCGTCGGGCAAGGTGCTCAACGCCGTCGCCAAGAACCTCCCCTGGCTCATCGGCGGGGCGGCCGACCTGGCGCCGTCGACCAAGACCCTGATCAAGGACGCCGAGTCCTTCGAGCCCGAGAGCTACAGCGGCCGGAACTTCCATTTCGGCATCCGCGAGCACGCCATGGGGGCCATCCTCAACGGCATGGCGACCGTGAAGGTCCGCCCCTACGGGGCCGGGTTCCTGATCTTCAGCGACTACGGCCGCGCGCCCATCCGCCTCGCCGCGCTCATGGAACTGCCGGTCATCTACGTCTTCACGCACGACTCGATCGGCGTCGGCGAGGACGGCCCGACCCACCAGCCGGTCGAGCAGCTCCCGTCGCTGCGGGCCATCCCCGGCCTGGTCGTGGTCCGGCCCTGCGACGCCAACGAGGTGGCCGAGGCCTGGCGGACGATCATCCCGTTCCGCCACAAGCCCGTCGCGCTCATCATGTCGCGCCAGGCCCTGCCGACGCTCGACCGCACGAAGTACGCGTCGGCCTCGGGCGTGTCGAAGGGGGCCTACATCCTGGCCGACGCGGCCGACGGCAAGCCCGACGTGATCCTGATCGGCACCGGCAGCGAGGTCTCGCTCTGCGTGGGGGCCTACGAGAAGCTCACGGCCGAGGGCGTGCGGGCCCGGGTCGTCAGCATGCCGAGCTGGGAGCTGTTCGACCAGCAGGACCAGGCGTATCAGGACGAGGTCCTGCCGCCCGACGTCGACGGCCGCGTCTCGGTCGAGCAGGCGTCGACCTTCGGCTGGGCCAAGTTCGTCGGCCGCAAGGGGGCGACGATCGGCATGAAGTCGTTCGGGGCCTCGGCGCCGCTCAAGGACCTCCTCACGCAGTTCGGCTTCACCGTCGACCGCGTCTACGAGGCCGCCAAGGAACAGGTCGCCCGGCACGGCCGCTGA
- a CDS encoding histone deacetylase family protein produces MDVFYTDQFVLPLPATHSFPAAKYALLRRRLIDDGIIPPEWLRVPDRATPEEIVRVHDPAYLARVVEGRLSEREVRELGLPWSPELVERSLRSCGATVAAARSVLAEVSRCDARPDGLCVAMNLAGGTHHAFRDHGAGYCVFNDAAVAARAMQAEGRCRKIVVIDCDVHQGDGTAAIFADDPDVYTFSIHGARNYPLRKQRSRLDVGLDDGTGDEAYLAALEPALGTAIEESEAELAIYLAGSDPFAGDRLGRMKLSREGLAARDRMVFEACREAGLPVATAMAGGYARDVNDTVAIQAETVRIAAGLSAGRSPGLTAG; encoded by the coding sequence ATGGACGTCTTCTACACGGACCAGTTCGTGCTCCCGCTGCCGGCGACCCACTCGTTCCCGGCGGCCAAATACGCGCTCCTCCGCCGCCGGCTCATCGACGACGGGATCATCCCGCCCGAGTGGCTGCGCGTCCCCGATCGGGCGACGCCCGAGGAGATCGTCCGCGTGCACGACCCCGCGTACCTCGCGCGCGTCGTCGAGGGCCGGCTGAGCGAGCGCGAGGTCCGCGAGCTGGGCCTGCCGTGGTCGCCGGAGCTGGTCGAGCGCTCGCTCCGATCCTGCGGCGCGACGGTCGCCGCGGCCCGCTCGGTGCTCGCGGAGGTCTCGCGGTGCGACGCCCGGCCCGACGGCCTTTGCGTCGCCATGAACCTGGCGGGGGGCACGCATCACGCCTTTCGCGACCACGGCGCGGGCTACTGCGTCTTCAACGACGCGGCCGTGGCCGCTCGGGCGATGCAGGCCGAGGGCCGCTGCCGCAAGATCGTCGTCATCGACTGCGACGTCCACCAGGGGGACGGCACCGCCGCGATCTTCGCCGACGACCCCGACGTCTACACGTTCTCGATCCACGGCGCCCGCAACTACCCCCTGCGCAAGCAGCGCAGCCGGCTCGACGTCGGGCTCGACGACGGCACGGGCGACGAAGCCTATCTCGCCGCGCTCGAGCCCGCGCTCGGCACGGCGATCGAGGAGTCCGAGGCCGAGCTGGCGATCTACCTGGCCGGCTCGGACCCGTTCGCCGGCGACCGCCTGGGCCGCATGAAGCTCAGCCGCGAGGGCCTCGCCGCCCGCGACCGCATGGTCTTCGAGGCCTGCCGCGAGGCCGGCCTGCCGGTCGCGACGGCCATGGCCGGCGGCTACGCCCGCGACGTAAACGACACGGTCGCGATCCAGGCCGAGACGGTCCGGATCGCCGCCGGCCTGAGCGCCGGCCGGTCGCCCGGCCTCACGGCCGGCTGA
- a CDS encoding serpin family protein, giving the protein MRIVSGGVAAFAAIALGVMGGAMAAAEPPPPAADPQVVAGVSQFTVDLYNALAGGSGNVFCSPLNVATAIEMTAAGAKGRTAEQIARTLHLDRLGDAAHDGLGDLVAAVRGALKPVAGGEGEAESSGLWAANAGWFDEREKILPDYVARLERSYHARPQLVDFGGSPDAARETINRWVADQTRDKIQDLLKPDHIRPGTSFVLTSAIYFKGVWTFPFDARATTDDTFKTADGPVPVRMMNQAVSRLPYFEDENVQAVALPYKDGSLSMLVVLPRRADGLTAVERSLDAEAVQAWATGMRPSRVRLSLPRFRSTAEFDLKEVLSRLGMPDAFDAARADFSGITGSRDVFISAVVHKAFVEVEEKGTEAAAATAVVGVRSSAMAPPKEVVFRADRPFLYLIRDMKSGAILFIGRLSRP; this is encoded by the coding sequence ATGAGGATCGTTTCAGGAGGGGTCGCCGCCTTCGCGGCGATCGCGCTCGGCGTGATGGGAGGGGCCATGGCCGCCGCGGAGCCGCCGCCGCCCGCCGCCGACCCGCAGGTCGTCGCCGGGGTCTCTCAGTTCACCGTCGATCTGTACAACGCGCTCGCCGGGGGCTCCGGGAACGTCTTCTGTTCGCCGCTGAACGTGGCCACCGCGATCGAAATGACGGCGGCCGGGGCGAAGGGGCGGACCGCCGAGCAGATCGCCCGGACGCTCCACCTCGACCGCCTGGGCGACGCGGCCCACGACGGCCTAGGCGACCTGGTCGCGGCCGTGCGCGGGGCGCTCAAGCCCGTGGCCGGCGGCGAGGGCGAGGCCGAGTCCTCGGGCCTCTGGGCGGCCAACGCCGGCTGGTTCGACGAGCGCGAGAAGATCCTCCCCGACTACGTCGCCCGGCTCGAACGCTCGTATCACGCCCGGCCCCAGCTCGTCGATTTCGGGGGCTCGCCCGACGCGGCCCGCGAGACGATCAACCGCTGGGTCGCCGACCAGACCCGCGACAAGATCCAGGACCTCCTCAAGCCCGACCACATCCGACCCGGCACGAGCTTCGTGCTGACGAGCGCCATCTACTTCAAGGGCGTCTGGACCTTCCCGTTCGACGCCAGGGCGACGACCGACGACACGTTCAAGACCGCCGACGGCCCCGTGCCCGTGCGGATGATGAACCAGGCGGTGAGCCGGCTGCCGTACTTCGAGGATGAGAACGTCCAGGCCGTGGCCCTGCCCTACAAGGACGGCTCGTTGAGCATGTTGGTCGTGCTCCCCAGGCGGGCTGACGGGCTGACGGCGGTGGAACGTTCCCTGGACGCCGAGGCGGTCCAGGCCTGGGCGACGGGGATGCGGCCCTCGCGGGTGCGGTTGAGCCTTCCTCGCTTCCGATCGACGGCCGAGTTCGACCTCAAAGAAGTCCTCTCCCGGCTCGGCATGCCCGACGCGTTCGACGCGGCTCGGGCCGACTTCTCGGGCATCACGGGGAGCCGCGACGTTTTCATCTCGGCCGTCGTCCACAAGGCGTTCGTCGAGGTCGAGGAGAAGGGGACCGAGGCCGCCGCGGCGACCGCCGTGGTCGGGGTCCGAAGCTCGGCGATGGCACCCCCGAAAGAGGTCGTCTTCCGGGCCGATCGGCCGTTCCTCTACCTGATCCGCGACATGAAGTCGGGTGCGATCCTGTTCATCGGCCGCCTCAGCCGGCCGTGA